The genomic region GCCGAAGATGGTGTATTCGACCGGGTCCTCCACGGTGACCACGTTGACTTCCGGCCTGTTGACCTGTTCGAGGACGGAGTAGAGGGTGGTGGACTTTCCGCTTCCCGTGGGTCCGGTGACGAGGACGATGCCGTAGGGGGCGTTGCAGATCCCGTCGACGAGGAGCTTGTCGTCCGCGTCGAGACCGAGCTTGGTGAGGCCGACCATGGCGTTGCCCTGGTCGAGGATACGGATGACGATCTTCTCCCCGTAGATGGTGGGCAGGGAGGAGACCCGGAGGTCAACCCTGCGGCCGAGGACTTTTATGAGAATCCGGCCGTCCTGGGGGCGACGTTTTTCGGAGATGTCCATGGCGGACATTATTTTCATTCGGGAGGACACGGCCGGGTGCAGGTGCTTGGGGAAGTCAAAGGCGTTGAAGAGCTGGCCGTCGATGCGGTACCGCACCCGGGTGTTCTTTTCGAAGGGCTCGATGTGGATGTCGGAGGCGCCTTCCCTTACCGCCTGCTCGATGACCTGGTTCACCAGCTGGATGACCGGGGCGTCGTCGGGATTGGCCTCGCCCATTGCCTGGGTGAGGTCGAGATCGCTTGCGGCGGTGTCCATGAGTTCGAGGCTGGCGTCTTCCATGGATTCCTGGATGCTGTAGAGCCGTTCGAGGTTCCGGTCGATCTCCGACGGCGAGGCGATGCCGACTTTAATTTCCATGCCCGTGATCATGCGGATTTCATCCTGGGCTATGATGTCCAGCGGGTCGGACATGGCAACCAGGAGGGTGTTCCCGTCTTCCACTGAAAGGGGTATGGCGTGGAGGCGCCGGGCCACGTGTTCCGGAACCATCCGAAGAGCTTCGGGCATGGGGCGGTACCGGGAGAGGGAGTATACCTGGAGCTTGAGGAGGGCGCTCAGCGCGTCGAGGAGTTTCCCCTCGGTGAGGGAACCGTTCTTGACCAGCGTCTCACCTAGCCGCAGACCGGTGGTTTTCTGTTCGGCAAGGGCCTGAGCGAGCTGTTCCGACGTAATGCTTCCCGATTCAACAAGAAGATCTCCCAGTCGTGGCGTTTTGGTCATTTGATCTACCGCCCAGCGTTGTTGGATAGTTTCAATGCAATGATGATAACGTAAGAATCGGGATTATACAACGTGATACGTCAGAAATGTGGCGGATATTATTGCTGTACAGTTTGTTTATTTAAGGAGTTTTGAGGAAGAAGTAGAAGGGCGATCCGGGGGCGAACATACAATTGATTTCAGCCTGAGAGCAAGTTTTGGCCAAGGAAAACAAAGCGATGTCGTAC from Aminivibrio sp. harbors:
- a CDS encoding ATPase, T2SS/T4P/T4SS family; this translates as MTKTPRLGDLLVESGSITSEQLAQALAEQKTTGLRLGETLVKNGSLTEGKLLDALSALLKLQVYSLSRYRPMPEALRMVPEHVARRLHAIPLSVEDGNTLLVAMSDPLDIIAQDEIRMITGMEIKVGIASPSEIDRNLERLYSIQESMEDASLELMDTAASDLDLTQAMGEANPDDAPVIQLVNQVIEQAVREGASDIHIEPFEKNTRVRYRIDGQLFNAFDFPKHLHPAVSSRMKIMSAMDISEKRRPQDGRILIKVLGRRVDLRVSSLPTIYGEKIVIRILDQGNAMVGLTKLGLDADDKLLVDGICNAPYGIVLVTGPTGSGKSTTLYSVLEQVNRPEVNVVTVEDPVEYTIFGIGQVQVNERAGLTFNNTLRSILRQDPDKIMVGEIRDGETAQLAIRAALTGHLVLSTLHTNDAPSAAIRLIDMGIQPFLVSSSLLTVIAQRLVRNLCSACKEEYELPEKVAE